From the Malaclemys terrapin pileata isolate rMalTer1 chromosome 11, rMalTer1.hap1, whole genome shotgun sequence genome, the window GGGTCAATGCCTCATCCAGCAATGAGGAGAATTCTTTGGATCAAGATAGGGGTGCTTGTTGTCACCCCTCTGTGTTGTCACCCTTCTCCCATGGGCCCACATCCAGTTCTGGTTTGAATGGCTTAGCCAGCAATGTCACAGAGTTTGGAATCTccttctcttcctagcagcactGGTGGGACAGGGGAGGAAAGTCCCTGTAAGGGCAGTATGGCCTAGACAGATTGCCATATGTGTACTAGTCTAGCTGAGATTGCATGGTCCAGTGTTACCTCATGGCATTTGGGGTGGCACTTTAAACAGGGGCTCCCCAATACCCTCCTTGGGGTCATTCTCTGATGGCAGGGGAGAGGTATCTCTGATGCCACTCAGAAGGAATACATTGGCAACAGGGAGGATTATATGTAGTGTAAgtgttgtggggtggggtggagcccaTTCCAGGGCTGGTCACATCTTTGGTACAGGGAATGTTCAAGCCATCTCATGGGCCCTGGTGCGGCTCCATTGCAGGTAGCAGCATGGAGATGAGCTGTGGATCTCCAGCTTTGTTTGATTCTTAGGGGTTTTGTCCTTGGCAGAGTGAggtctccagtcctctgggacttcCCTTCAGTCTAAGAGCGATTTTTAAGCTCGGTCCAAATTCACCAATCGCTGTACCTGTCACAAGCTGGCTGGCCCATTGAGGGGAATCAGCCGGCCTTACCATTGACCAAGCACCTGGCCTTCAGCTGGTTCTGATCTGGCAACTTAATTATAATGTAGTGCCTCCAGCTATGAAAGGGTCAGGAAAGACAATACAAAGAGGGAGGAAACTTCAGTTAGAAAAGACCCAGAGGAGAGGAGGTAGGGAGTGCTCCAGGAAAGGCCCAAGTGAGGGAGGCAGTCTGAAGAATGCCACAAGGCTGGAATTAATCCCAGTAGTGAGCCCTGGAGAGGGGTGAAGCACAGGGAGGCAGTCCTGAGTGGTCGGTGTTCCCGCTGAGAAAGGAGGTGCTTGGGAGAAGCCAGAGGTCTGGGAACCAGCGGAGAAGCTGTGTTAAGCACAGGCTAGAGGGAGTATCGTGTCTGAAGGAGCAGATCCTAGCTGTTAAACATATGGTCCCTGACAGAAGCAACGTGTGGGGACGGCATGTGGGGTTGTGTGcctctccccccattccccccccctcccagatttgctgcttggctagtactgagcatgctcagtaacactgctgaagccggctGCCCTTACTCTACCCCCCCACTATCGGCAGGCACGGGTCATCTCTGGTCCCTGGGTTGGAGTCCAGAGCTGatagtgggcctgggttcccctaccaggaAGGGGTGAACAAGCCTGATGTAAGCACTACTGAGTCCAGGGTGAGGCTAAGACTGAGCCCAACAGACAGGCTGAGGAATAGCCCACGAGGAGACAGAAGGATCTTTTGTGCTGTAACATTTATGGACATTTAGTTTTACTTCTGTCACCCCAGATGGGGCCTGGACTGGATGGCacttagctggagggctgagtcaaaCAGAATCAGGTCACTTTAGGGCCAAAAAGGTAACCAAGAGAGGGCACTAGAGGTGAAAACTCCTGCAACCCCCTGACCTGATGCCAGCAGACACTACGGTAGTGAGTGCAATTCCTCACAGTCCCCTTTGTGCATTGCCATAGGTGTGGCTTTACTGGGTGGGGCGCTGGTGTCAGGAAAGCTGGTACAAGCCTGGGGCTGTCGATGCCAAGACCTACTGCACCAAGGACTTTACAGCTGCTATGAACGTCCTCAGTGCACTAGGACTTGGCATCGACCAGCATCAAAGTCCCTGGTGTCAATTCTGTCATGTCCTTTTCACCTTCTTTCCGCTGCCTGGTCCCGGGTGTGATGTATACTTGAGGGAATGCTGGCTGATGCTGGTCTATTGGGCCTTACTCTGATCATAATGGCCACCTCTGGGTCTAAAGTAAAATGACTGGATTGCTCAAGCAGATATAGTTGAGCCAAGCATCACTGGACTGGCAGATCTTGGAAGAAAAGGCTTTGGCACAGAGCACTTAGCCAGGATGTGGCTCTCCCCAGGGCAGAGAAGATAGCATCTCTGTCTGTTCTTGATGGGGATCGGCCCGTCACAGGACGGGCAGCGTTGGAATCCTGAGGGTTTGGGTTGCGCATGAGGCTTGGTGGTTGGCGTGCAGCGCCTCACCCCACCGTACAGAGGGTCGCTATCGTCTTTTTcttttctgggggtggggtgggggactcaCCCTGAGATGAGAGGGAGAAGATAGTATTTCTTCACCACGTTCGTTGGACAAGAGCTAGATCAAAGTCCCTAAAGAGAGCAGCGGTCAGAGGCTCCCTGGAATCCCTTTCACTGCCATGGGCAGTAAGAGGGAACTGATGGAGGGACAGGACTGTTCTTTATGTCCTTCCGTGGCAGTGTGAGGAGCCTTTGTGGCCTCAACGCATCCTGCTATTCCAACACCCTCTGTCACCGggtgggctgctgctgctccccggcTCACAGCATGCGCTGGCATGTCCAGTCTCAGTTATGGAGGTTTTATAACACCGGTTAATCAAACAAACTAACAGAAGGCAGTCTTAAGTCAATACCTGGGCCCCAGGAGCTAGAATGCCAGAGACCCTTGGCCCCCCAAGTTTCAGGGCCAAGGGTCTCTGGCATTCTAGCTCCTGGAAGCTTCTTTGCCTCCACCAGCTCTGCAACTCTCTTAGAGTTGCAGCTGTGTGGTTCCTTCCTTGAGCCCCTTGCTCCAGGTACCCACCACAGGAGTTAACTCCACTCCAGGGTGGCTTTActcccccaggctcagcctgtctCAGTCCTTTCTCCCAAGCTGCCCACATGGAGCCCTTTATAGATCTAGATGTAGTCCTATTTAATTAGTTAGATTAGGCTCACCTGCTCGAGTCCAGGGGAGCTTGGCTCAGTCTACCCACAGAGACCAACTATCCTGTGACACCCGCCACTCTCACTGGGATACACATGGACACCTTCTCATACAAGAACAAGGAGACAGTGTTGCAGAGAACAAAGCTTCAAGAAAGAAAGTGTGATCAGCAGAGATGAAAAGCAGCTGAGAGCTCAAGGAGGATAAGGATGAGCTAAAATCCAGGGATCTGGCCAGGAAGAGGTCACTAGAGACTTTGGAGAGAGCAGTTTCATTGGAGTGGTTGGAGAGTGTTTAAGTTAAACTGGAAGAAAGGAACTTGAGCTTGTCAATGGCTtgtctccagatttacactgctgcACAACAGTGAACTTTAGCTCACCTACTTTTTCATAAAGCTTGAATTATGGATCTTTGTTTGGTAATATTGCTTAGACTTTTAATTTATGTTAAGGCAATACAGTTTGTCACTAGCAAGAGAAAATCATTTGGAGTCTGATTCACATTCAATGCAGGCAGCATCCTATTTTGTATTTTGTGTGGAGAGCCATGGAGGAGGGTGTGTAAATTAGGCACATTACAATGAGCTATAATGCCCACTGCTCATCTACagctttttccacagaaaaaatatcaaaatgaaagtgCAAACACAAAACAGAATCACTGGACATACCTGAGATAGGTTCTTTCCCTCCTCACAGTTTATGCCTCCGATGAAGACCATGTTGGGCATCACTGGTCTGGGATACTCAAATATAAAGTCGTATCTCAGTAGCCAAATGGAGCCATTTCTGTAAAGTGTTGGTAAGTGCACATCTCTCTGGAGAAACTTTGATGCAATGTCTTGGTATTTGGTATACAAATCCTTAAACAGTGATGTCTCTAAAGAGCTAACCAGTAGGTTTACCACTCGCTGGGAAAAAGTCATGTGGTCTGTGTGACTAGTATAGCATCTTGGTACATAGGAAACAGGGTTTGGAGATTTACAGATTGCATGCTCTAAACTGCATGGAAATCCACGAAAGAAGTATACGGAAGGGATGGACAGATATTCTGCTAGGATCACCCCACACGGCAACGCTGGGTCTGTGAAGAGTGCATCAAATTTACTCTCTTCCAAGTATCGTATGATTTCTCTGTTCTGCAGCAGGCTGTCACAGTTGTGAAAAAACATGTTAATGACGTACATGGTGTTCCGGTATTCCGCAAGAATAGTGTAGGGAAAAGAGACCTCACGAAAGAGACTGTTAGCAAATTTACTAAAACTCTGGTCAAGATCTTCTTGGGCGTAAGGCACAGCATATGTTTTCCTTGTGTAATGCTCTGTTTCTTTCAAGAGTAAATTGACTTCGGGAGCAACCACTACTATTTCATGCCCTTTCTCACCGAGTTTCTCCACTACTGCACGCATGCTGAGCCAGTGACTTCCATCCTGAGGGATCACCAACAGCCGCGCACCTTCCACAAACCCCAGGAAgagtaagaaaagaaaaatccctgCAGCAAATGAGTAAAAAGTGGGAAACAATGGAGCCATCTCAAAGCCGGAAAATGGTTTGACTACAGATGTTGCAAACTACTTTTTATAGCTGAACTAACACTGCCCGGCGTTTACACTGCTTGCAACCTTATTTGAATTTACTGTCTCATCTGTTTTTACTGCCTCATATATTGACTTGGCACAACAAAACCTTTCCTGCTCTAATGAACAAAATCTACCTTTGGATTTGCAAGCACCATTCCCATTCAAGG encodes:
- the LOC128845295 gene encoding UDP-glucuronosyltransferase 1-6-like isoform X5, whose amino-acid sequence is MAPLFPTFYSFAAGIFLFLLFLGFVEGARLLVIPQDGSHWLSMRAVVEKLGEKGHEIVVVAPEVNLLLKETEHYTRKTYAVPYAQEDLDQSFSKFANSLFREVSFPYTILAEYRNTMYVINMFFHNCDSLLQNREIIRYLEESKFDALFTDPALPCGVILAEYLSIPSVYFFRGFPCSLEHAICKSPNPVSYVPRCYTSHTDHMTFSQRVVNLLVSSLETSLFKDLYTKYQDIASKFLQRDVHLPTLYRNGSIWLLRYDFIFEYPRPVMPNMVFIGGINCEEGKNLSQEFESIVNGSGEHGFVVFSLGSMVSEIPMKKAKQIAEAFGTIPQTVLWRYTGETPPNLANNTKLIKWLPQNDLLAHPKARAFITHGGSHGIYEGICNGVPMVLMPLFGDQMDNAKRIESRGAGVTLNVLEMTSKDLSDALNAVINDKSYKENIMRLSALHLDRPIHPLDLAVYWVEFVMRHKGAQHLRPAAHDLNWIQYHSLDVIAFLMAVVLVATFISLKCCLFCCRKCFCKKGRVSKSSKSKAE